The following coding sequences are from one Treponema bryantii window:
- the greA gene encoding transcription elongation factor GreA, with protein sequence MADLMQSIQDMLKEETWTRATISNYTQNNLKELADLVEKAKSEGIIKEVHEVCQEHLSHSKDSIIALYICGILDLQNGSLDNSALVTLVDIFQKNHKENIVNYLCESILADDENNKFALRTLAESYETENDSKVWDLYEKIVRIDFEEADIAKKLAEHYEASGAEDNAISYYKKAILRYINANNYNACKEVWSKLVQLMPEEFDFFQNLRRKISKQIGELKTPALMQELYNYYKDNKKWDTAIIILKQNLEIDPKDTWARKEITDCFRGKYAAHSHLEDYIRSSNLSASYRNVFEAISDFEKHIAFDKGGFVFHRNWGVGIIKSLDNDTLTINFGKAAGIHEIKLSMAVTALKPLAKDHIWVLKALNYVKEGDKKVPLADKIKKDKEWTLKTIIKSYDNNCDLKTIKNELVRTVTEKDGKTKKEYGILTSGEWTSWNAAAKKILETNPVFGVNPNDINMYTVREGNITPVEKLANEFKAQKQFFARADIFMKFFNDEEMDRTNDNFAEMYAYFTSFLKNISKITEQVIASYLIVRQVSTQDSRFLYPVRETFAEIYNHIEDPRELFKELKDSKNTHLKADFLECIKMLPDWNVQYIRLFPTVLDMKLINELINAGFTADVQKLAKTSFEAYKDYRETVLFFFEKCQGYDWFRLADISYEKQLITLINIIELTFREINNHVNTTENKKINKKATELLFESDTIFEYMFSKDEDTVKKMYTLIDDIADMDPSYKSTARNKILEKYPDFKFRVSEEKLTQPKGMIVTSKKLAEKKAEIDDIKNVQLEKNKVELADAKAKGDLKENAEYQAAKETKHQLELRLSKLQEELNRAVIFDPTTSTTAIVSFATEVTLHNNIENKDEVYTILGPWESDPENNIISYMSPFGNAILDKKVGDTAKFVINEHNYDFTIKAINKAKNF encoded by the coding sequence ATGGCAGATTTAATGCAGTCAATTCAGGACATGCTCAAGGAAGAGACTTGGACTCGTGCAACAATCAGTAACTACACACAGAATAACCTCAAGGAACTCGCAGACCTCGTAGAAAAGGCTAAGAGCGAAGGAATTATCAAAGAGGTTCATGAAGTATGTCAGGAGCACCTTTCTCACTCTAAGGACAGTATCATAGCTCTCTATATCTGCGGAATCCTTGATTTACAGAATGGTTCACTTGATAACTCAGCACTTGTAACACTTGTTGATATTTTCCAGAAGAACCACAAGGAAAACATTGTAAATTACCTTTGTGAAAGCATTCTTGCTGATGATGAAAACAATAAATTTGCCCTCAGAACTCTTGCAGAAAGTTACGAAACTGAAAATGACAGCAAGGTTTGGGACCTTTACGAAAAAATCGTACGCATAGACTTTGAAGAAGCTGATATTGCCAAGAAGCTCGCTGAGCACTACGAAGCTTCTGGTGCAGAAGACAATGCAATCAGCTACTACAAGAAAGCTATTCTCCGCTACATCAATGCAAATAACTACAATGCTTGTAAAGAAGTATGGTCAAAGCTCGTACAGCTTATGCCTGAAGAGTTCGACTTCTTCCAGAATCTCAGAAGAAAGATTTCTAAGCAGATTGGCGAACTTAAAACTCCAGCTCTTATGCAGGAACTTTACAACTACTATAAAGACAATAAGAAATGGGATACTGCAATCATCATTCTTAAGCAGAATCTCGAAATAGATCCAAAAGATACATGGGCAAGAAAGGAAATCACAGACTGTTTCCGCGGTAAATATGCTGCACACAGCCACCTCGAAGACTACATCCGTTCTTCAAACCTTTCTGCAAGCTACAGAAACGTATTTGAAGCAATCAGCGACTTTGAAAAACACATCGCTTTTGATAAGGGCGGATTCGTATTCCACAGAAACTGGGGCGTAGGTATCATCAAGAGCCTTGATAACGATACCCTTACAATCAACTTCGGTAAGGCAGCTGGTATCCACGAAATTAAGCTTTCTATGGCTGTAACTGCCCTTAAACCACTTGCAAAAGATCATATCTGGGTACTCAAAGCCCTCAATTATGTAAAAGAAGGCGACAAGAAAGTTCCACTCGCTGACAAAATCAAGAAAGATAAGGAATGGACTCTTAAGACTATCATTAAGAGCTACGACAACAACTGTGACCTTAAGACAATCAAAAACGAACTTGTTCGCACAGTTACAGAAAAAGACGGAAAAACAAAGAAAGAATACGGAATTCTTACTTCCGGCGAATGGACATCATGGAATGCAGCAGCAAAGAAGATTCTTGAAACTAACCCTGTATTTGGTGTAAATCCTAACGACATCAACATGTACACAGTACGTGAAGGAAATATTACTCCTGTTGAAAAGCTTGCCAACGAGTTCAAGGCTCAGAAGCAGTTCTTCGCTCGTGCAGATATCTTCATGAAGTTCTTCAATGATGAAGAAATGGACCGCACAAACGATAACTTTGCAGAAATGTATGCTTACTTCACAAGTTTCCTTAAGAATATTTCAAAGATTACAGAGCAGGTAATTGCTTCATATCTTATCGTTCGCCAGGTAAGCACACAGGATTCACGCTTCCTCTACCCTGTTAGAGAAACATTTGCAGAAATCTATAACCACATCGAAGATCCACGTGAGCTTTTCAAAGAACTCAAAGATTCTAAGAATACTCACCTTAAGGCAGATTTCCTTGAATGCATCAAGATGCTTCCAGACTGGAACGTACAGTACATCCGCCTCTTCCCTACAGTTCTCGATATGAAGCTTATCAACGAGCTTATCAATGCAGGATTCACAGCAGATGTTCAGAAACTTGCTAAGACAAGCTTCGAAGCATACAAAGATTACCGCGAAACAGTACTCTTCTTCTTCGAAAAGTGTCAGGGTTATGACTGGTTCAGACTTGCTGATATTTCTTACGAAAAACAGCTCATTACACTCATCAACATTATTGAGCTTACATTCCGCGAAATCAATAACCACGTTAATACAACAGAAAACAAGAAGATTAACAAGAAAGCAACTGAGCTTCTCTTTGAAAGCGATACAATCTTTGAATACATGTTCTCTAAGGACGAAGACACTGTTAAGAAGATGTACACTCTCATTGATGATATTGCTGATATGGATCCTTCTTACAAATCAACAGCACGCAATAAGATTCTTGAGAAATACCCAGACTTCAAGTTCCGTGTATCTGAAGAAAAACTTACACAGCCTAAGGGCATGATTGTAACTTCTAAGAAGCTTGCAGAAAAGAAAGCAGAAATCGACGACATCAAGAATGTTCAGCTTGAAAAGAACAAGGTTGAACTTGCAGATGCTAAGGCTAAGGGAGACCTTAAAGAAAATGCTGAATATCAGGCTGCTAAGGAAACAAAACACCAGCTTGAACTCAGACTTTCTAAGCTTCAGGAAGAACTTAACCGCGCCGTTATCTTTGACCCTACAACAAGCACAACAGCAATCGTTTCTTTCGCTACAGAAGTTACATTGCATAACAACATCGAAAACAAAGATGAAGTTTATACAATTCTTGGACCATGGGAATCAGATCCAGAGAACAACATCATTTCTTACATGTCACCATTTGGAAATGCTATTCTCGACAAGAAGGTTGGAGACACAGCTAAGTTCGTAATCAACGAACATAACTATGACTTCACAATTAAAGCAATCAACAAGGCAAAGAATTTCTAA
- a CDS encoding MBL fold metallo-hydrolase, with product MDNLTARIIELSSGVYVIPATTNVGVITNEGNSGIEVYLVDSGCTEIDGEYVFDVLKAFFEQLGQTFTLKAIITTHGHADHCGAHIFLREQTGCQVWAAKHEQGAMETPIIQSSVLWGGFPPHELRTLFFMPSSTEVEHFISKDDVIELSGGRKLSFIELKGHSYEALGAIITTKNGHKIIFPGDNIFPRNEIMNHWIPLIMNPVEYMDSLDQLCALENVEWCIPSHGDFLKRNINEAAELNKIAIISTRTCILDSLKSKKRLTVEEIVKYVADKNDMQLSLSQYMLVHSTIKSYIAVMHDAREIRMEVDNNKLYFYLP from the coding sequence TTGGATAACCTTACTGCAAGAATTATTGAATTATCGTCAGGTGTTTATGTAATTCCAGCGACAACAAATGTAGGTGTAATCACAAATGAAGGCAACTCTGGTATTGAAGTTTATCTTGTAGATTCCGGCTGTACAGAAATTGACGGAGAATACGTCTTTGATGTACTCAAGGCATTTTTTGAACAGCTCGGACAGACTTTTACTTTAAAAGCAATTATCACCACACATGGGCACGCTGATCACTGCGGTGCCCATATTTTTTTACGTGAACAGACAGGCTGTCAGGTTTGGGCTGCAAAGCATGAACAGGGAGCAATGGAAACTCCAATTATTCAAAGTTCTGTTCTCTGGGGCGGCTTTCCTCCTCATGAATTGAGGACTCTGTTCTTTATGCCCTCTTCTACTGAAGTAGAACATTTTATTTCAAAAGATGATGTTATTGAATTATCAGGTGGCCGTAAACTTTCGTTCATTGAATTAAAAGGCCACAGCTACGAAGCTTTAGGAGCCATCATAACAACAAAAAATGGTCACAAGATAATTTTCCCAGGTGATAATATTTTCCCTCGAAATGAAATAATGAATCACTGGATTCCTCTTATTATGAATCCTGTTGAATATATGGATTCTCTGGACCAGCTTTGTGCACTTGAAAATGTTGAATGGTGCATTCCAAGTCATGGAGATTTCTTAAAACGCAATATAAATGAAGCTGCAGAGCTTAATAAAATTGCAATTATTTCTACACGAACCTGTATTCTTGATTCTTTAAAATCTAAAAAACGACTTACGGTGGAAGAGATTGTAAAATATGTTGCAGATAAAAATGATATGCAGCTTTCGCTGAGTCAGTATATGCTCGTGCATTCTACAATAAAATCATATATTGCAGTTATGCACGACGCACGTGAAATCAGAATGGAAGTAGATAACAACAAGTTGTATTTCTACTTACCGTGA